DNA from Tripterygium wilfordii isolate XIE 37 chromosome 15, ASM1340144v1, whole genome shotgun sequence:
TGTGCCTCAAACAACCCAATTGCAGATAACACAGCACCCACTTCAATCCATACTTTAAGCCACTTCCCAGCAATCATTTGTGCTGCAGTGGCATGAAACCCAGTCTCCCATTCACTCTGATCCACCAAAACAGCCCCAGTGACTGCAAATAGTGGGATCAAGTAAGCCACACAAGTGAAAATCACAGCAATAAACAGAGCCATAGGAAATGTTTTCTGGGGGTTTTCAACTTCTCCAGCCAAAGTACTAACATTGTCCCAAAAGTTCAAATTCCAAAACAGGGTATTGAAGAACAAAGTCCAATCTTTCTTCACCCCTTTTTGGCCTAAACTCAACCATCTATGTGGATGAATCTTGGGGATTGCTAAAATAGACATGATTATAAAAGGTGAAAGTGAAACAATACCAAGCAAAACGGCCACATAGCCTACTATAGCCAATCCAGTATAGTTGAGAAAACTAAGTAACATAGTTGAAATCAACAAAGCAAGTTTCCTAGGCCAGCCTGATTCAAACACAGGAAACAACTTATCCAAGTAGTCAATGCAGAGTACAGGAAACGCTGCCGTATTGATTACACCACTCAAGAACTTCCAGGACCCCATCATGGATCCGGAGAAGGGCCCGAAGCCCGCTCCGCCCAAATCACAAACCCACCATTACCCGGATACGCTGTGGAGAGCTCTGCAGTGATGAGTGCTTCAGGGACACTCCATATAAAGGGAAATATGAGGAAACCCAGTATCGCTAATAGTGGTCCAGCAGCTTGAACCGCCGGCTCCTCGCCGTACGGGCCGCCGGCGACCTCGAagtagatgaggaagatgagaGGGATGAGAGTCAATTTTTTGGGTGAGATGGTGGTGGGGGCTGCGGTGGTGATTGGAAGACCGGAGGCTTGATCCGGCAATTTTGGCGAGTTTTGTTGGTTTTGAATGGTTGATTCATGGTTTTGGATTGGTTTCTGTTGGTTCCAGGCCTGTGATTGGATTTCAACCTCCATGATTGGTTTAAGAACGACAACTGCGATCTGGGTTTCTAATGATTTATATAGAAAGAAGTGAAATCAAGTGCAAGAGGTGGAGGAAAGATTGAGAGACAGCGGAGAAATAGGAAGTAAGTGCTTTTACGAATAGTAGGTTTGAGTCGTTTGACTACAGTAACCGCTCATACCCCATCATCCCAATCCATCACGTGTAACAATTAGAACTTAGAACTAGGATTTTGTAGGCGCCTCAATTACAATAGTTGAATAGTGAACTTTGGTTGATGTAGGGTCGTCTGTGATCATTGAGTCCTGCAACACTTCAACAACAACAGAGCCGTTAGAAGTTCTTAGACCAGGACTGGGGTACCAGTCGAGGAGACTCCGACGATCGAGTCAGTAGTAGAAATAAGAAGGAATATGATCATTGATGGAAACCAGGGGAATGGTGTTTGGGCTAAGAATTATGAGAGTGTTTTGAGATAAGTGTTTAGGCTTATTTGTGTATGTTCTACCCCAAGATGGGAAATGACTATTTATATATCTCCCTATAACAAGTGGCGTGTTACTATTTGGTAAATGCAATGTCTTGGAACTTGGGTTCATGCAAGTTGGTTATCTGATAAGTAAATGTGATATTTGAAAAGTGATAAAGTAAAATTCCTAAAgtagtgaaaaaagaaggatttAGACAGGTTAGGCGCTTGGAGTGAGTGTAGACTTGTCACGTGTTACAAGGAGATAGGAGGGAAGTGTCTTTATGGGAAATGCATATGCATGCTTTAAGTGACACAATAAGGAAAGAATAATCAAAACTGGGGTCATCAAACCTACCAAGTGGGGTTATGATGGAGCTGTCATGCCATTCACACCCAAGGAACCAGTTTGTAACTGATTTGTAAGTGgggtgttgggtctaaattaaccttactagcaagtgtactagtcggcgactacagcacaatgataagcaagggtcgaatccacagggacggtgttatgtttaatccaaatgtatatttgtatgtatatatggacaatgcaatcaaaagtaaagttcaactcaagattgtttggtttggtaattaaactaaaacaagtaaagggcaaagtatttttggtattttcttagaatagggatgcaactaatgcaaatgagatgaacaccaaggctttggaatcccccttgggaaataacttgcgatgacacaaattcacacacacatttgctaattctggcataacgaatccgtacctaagtcggttttagcgcacctaagccaaatctccctaaaatcgattactagccatcttattggtctaggtcggatattcctaaatacattctagccatcttattggtctaaacatgcataggaattcatggagttctatggagattaggattcatacaaattgtcacctaattaaagggagacacattcataatcaagtgtttcaagaagcataatctacttgacatattattgtctaagcaaattctccaaacaatttcatccaaaaacctaaagtgttggtcaaataccacaagcatgaagaaattgcaatcaaacatagaaacacaagatttatacccaaatcaactcatatgtatgtaaatcaagtcataaacaaagtcatcaaacccaaggcttcatcctagccttggcacaagaggtttagttacaaatAATGAGaggaaaacacaagagaatagatgagaaaggcatgaataaacccaatgagttgagtagatccaagtggagttgaagaatctctcctcctagctccaagaatcaccaaCCTTactctgttttcgctctccagaaatctgttctaggtctaaagtcacccgcagctcggacaaatcgcgacttaaaacaccccagaaaattgcttttcacgcctaggcgcgttgttttcacgcctaggcgcaccacgcctaggcacacgcctaggcgcacgcctaggcgcaatcctaggcgtgcacaacttaaaattcaagtccaactctctggactgggcgtgcaggagtgatcctgggcgtgcacaatttgtgcgcctaggcgcgttacccctaggcacatgattcaaatgaccataacttctccatatgacctccgatttgcatgattttagattctacggaaagcttgagatgtctagtttccaatgccttttgttgcgctcaattccaataatgtgacagaaagttatgactatttgaacacacgaagttcggtggacattttcttcaattcagccctttttccgtcgcttttcatccaaaccgcaatcaacctatcaaaatacaaatcaacacataaatacactcattatttatcaaaagaaagcttaagagggggatatttctaccaaaaacaataggtattatcatacctatcatggGGGCAAACCACAAGTTGGAATGGTGTCTGGCACCCAGCGGGACGTTGATTGGTGCAATGCTGGGCGGCTGTCAGACTGTGACATTCTGTTGCAAGTGGATGTCAGTCTTACAAGTTGGTGTGACGTCTGTTGTGGGCGATTGACATGACATAAGCTGCAATGATGCCTGACGGATGTTAGACTGCATGACATATAACATGAGCGGTTGGTGGTCCATGGGCCCTGATCTTAATGGACTTGCAAAATAGATAAAGATATTGGGCTTGAGCCCATATTAGTGGGTTTACCCTTTGAGTATTTGATATGAGTCTAGATTAGGATCGTTAAACATGTATGTGCAAAAGTTTCTCACCTTAAGATAAGGTAAGTTAGATTAAAATTCAATGCATGGCTACTAGAATACTCTTCCGAGTGGGAATCGAACCCATGATTGATTtcaaaatgacaaatttgtaagGTATCGTGTATTGCTgtcaaaaaaattacatttcatAATTACCTGAACTGAAGTCAGATGGGATCATTGTTTTGATTTAGTATTTAATACTGTGAAGAGTTACATCCCGGCCaatcaaaatattttctcaATCAAACTCTTTTACTTTCTTCTCAATTACTtgaaaaatcaaacattttGTCTATATAAATAATTTACACACCAAATTAACCCATATTTTTTTGGTGTCTTCGTGGTAATAAAGATTATAAATAAAATCCATTTTTGAATTGTCTACCTTACAAATTGATCATAAAAACATTAATATTTTCATTCCTCCTTATTCTGGACCCTTGCATATCAGttcttgatatttatttatataatatccATATATTCCAACATTCgtgcataaatatttttttttttgaaatgacataagtatatatatattctacctTACAAATATGTGTATGTTAATAGAAATGGTAATTAATTTGAGTTTCTTTGGAAGATTAAAATTATAGAGAAAACCCAAATGGAGTCCAATCGAATTTCAGATTCCCTGAACCTaaaacaatttttaatttattttttttaatggatgaTATTGAAGGGACATTCTtgagagagatatatatataagaagcaTTGTCTTGACAGCGAGAGCCTACTAATCAAGTTCCAAGGGAAGAAATGAGGATTTCAATTCTTTCTAGTTTTCTTCAACTAatctttgttttttctcttctcACACAAATCCTAGCAATCAAAAAGGCAAGCATCTACTTGTTTTTCTatattaattttgttgttgatttttttcAATCATCGTAGATAGTTTGGTATTATTGTTCCATCTTagaaatgatgatgatttatgTATGTGAACGGATATGGGGCTCTTTTCAATTTTTAGAGtgtataatttttatatgaTGCTTACTCAACGGTTTGAGATGTGTGACACAtcacatcattttttttctttcctccaCCATATTTATTCTGCaccattggataaaaatgatAAACTCTGGGCAATTCTAGAGTTCCCTCATTCATTGTAGACAGTGTTGTGAAAAAAGGTTATGTAGGATGCTCTACGTatgctcaaatattatttttcatctcaTCTTCATTTACTCTATCACaatacttacatatatatatatatatatatatatatatatatcatggtaCGTTGATTTAATTGAGCACAAAATTTAAGCTTTTGACATCGAACTCAtgcatttttttccttgttattCGAAGCAGGCTTACGTAGTATACCTGGGGTCACATGTACATGGATCAGAGCCTACGTCCATGGATATAGATGCTGCGAAAGCTTCTCATTATAATTTGCTTGGATCTTTAATGGGAAGGTGAGGTTTTCAGCACACAATTATAATCtgttaaaattttcagtttatTCCATGAACAgttaattaatgaaatgagtTTCAATTTCTTGGCATATTTTGGTGATTTAGTACTGAGAAAGCCAAAAATGCCATATTTATTCAATACACTTTAAACATTAATGGCTTTGGTGCAATGCTCGAGGAGGAAGAAGCAGCAGAGATTGCAAGTAAgaataatttcaattttattttgttttaattccATGAAACAAAAGTTGATGATTGTTATTGGTTTATGCAGAACATCCAGATGTTGTGTCAGTTTTCTTGAACAAGAAAAATTATCTTTTTACCACGAAGTCATGGGATTTTCTTGGATTAGAGAACGGTAAAATAATTCCGGACGGCTCCATATGGAAGAAGGCAAGATTTGGAGAAGATACAATCATAGGAAATATTGACACCGGTAATTaagtctacatatatatattttcagttTGTGAATCAAATGTTGATCTTTGACAGTTATTTCTGTTAAAAATATCCGTAGGTGTTTGGCCAGAATCAAAAAGTTTCAGCGATGAAGGGTACGGGCCGGTGCCATCAAGATGGAAAGGACAATGTCAAGAAGACAAAACAGAAAACCCAGTTCGTTGCAATAGGTGCATTATCTTCTAATGCAATTAATTTCATAGTTTGTGCTATTATAGCTGGTGTAATAATCAAGTGGAAATACTGTACTAGTTTGGACAGTTGATTGCTTTTTATGGAAATCATTACACAGACCATAATGTTTTCACTTGAGTTGATATTGTACCCAGGAAGTTGATTGGAACAAGAGTCTTCAACAAATTAGGGGAGGCAGACAGCAGCGCCCGAGACCAGTCCGGCCACGGGACACATACATTATCAACAGCAGCAGGTAATTTTGTTCCTGGACTACATGTTTACAATCAACCCAACGGAACTGCAAAAGGAGGTTCACCAAGAGCTCGCGTTGTTGCTTACAAGGCCTGCGACAGTCAAGGTTGCAACGATGTAGACATTTTGGCTGCCTTCGATGCTGCCATAAGTGATGGTGCTGATGTACTATCTGTGTCA
Protein-coding regions in this window:
- the LOC120016939 gene encoding LOW QUALITY PROTEIN: probable polyamine transporter At3g13620 (The sequence of the model RefSeq protein was modified relative to this genomic sequence to represent the inferred CDS: inserted 1 base in 1 codon), with protein sequence MEVEIQSQAWNQQKPIQNHESTIQNQQNSPKLPDQASGLPITTAAPTTISPKKLTLIPLIFLIYFEVAGGPYGEEPAVQAAGPLLAILGFLIFPFIWSVPEALITAELSTAYPGNGGFVIWAERXFGPFSGSMMGSWKFLSGVINTAAFPVLCIDYLDKLFPVFESGWPRKLALLISTMLLSFLNYTGLAIVGYVAVLLGIVSLSPFIIMSILAIPKIHPHRWLSLGQKGVKKDWTLFFNTLFWNLNFWDNVSTLAGEVENPQKTFPMALFIAVIFTCVAYLIPLFAVTGAVLVDQSEWETGFHATAAQMIAGKWLKVWIEVGAVLSAIGLFEAQLSSSSYQLLGMADLGILPKFFGLRAKWFNTPWVGILLSTAITLGVSYMNFQDIISSANFLYSLGMLLEFASFLWLRRKLPQLKRPFRVPMKLPGLVIMCLIPSGFLILIIVIATKTVYLVSGLMTVGAIGFYFLMKFCKYKKLFKFNNGEKLDN